The following coding sequences are from one Neurospora crassa OR74A linkage group I, whole genome shotgun sequence window:
- the pzl-1 gene encoding serine/threonine-protein phosphatase PP-Z, variant, translated as MGNSSSKDAGASSKNRGDDDLKSYPSFSKSDTKDSSRSFRGLRSKIPGGSKTDSPRNSTILSSEEVAEKMNALSGKNGRPSVHTRPSRRDMSPSPASPSTSSPSSPSLDTATLASPTGEPLPPPSPVHNATGGHHDVRAAQESGEVDHISDQPPSGGGGANSNQQPGQSILVKRENTINPVYDTPNQDPQNEQAVSGVAMSDIKDIDLDDFIKRLLDAAYAGKVTKSVCLKNAEIVAICHRARELFLSQPALLELDAPVKIVGDVHGQYTDLIRMFEMCGFPPNSNYLFLGDYVDRGKQSLETILLLMCYKLKYPENFFLLRGNHECANVTRVYGFYDECKRRCNVKIWKTFVDTFNCLPIAAIVAGKIFCVHGGLSPALGHMDDIRNIARPTDVPDYGLLNDLLWSDPADMDQDWEANERGVSYCFGKKVISDFLATHDFDLVCRAHMVVEDGYEFYTDRILVTIFSAPNYCGEFDNWGAVMAVSTELLCSFELLKPLDSAALKTHIKKGRHRRNNMLNSPPAHFNPQSV; from the exons ATGGGCAACTCATCCTCCAAAGATGCGGGGGCATCTTCCAAGAACCGAGGCGATGACGACCTCAAGTCCTACCCATCCTTTAGCAAATCCGACACCAAGGACTCCTCGCGCTCTTTTCGCGGACTCCGCTCCAAAATCCCCGGTGGAAGCAAGACGGACAGCCCCCGGAACTCAACCATCCTCTCCAGCGAGGAAGTCGCTGAGAAAATGAACGCTCTGAGTGGAAAGAATGGCAGGCCATCGGTGCATACGCGGCCAAGCCGCAGAGACATGTCGCCATCACCCGCCTCTCCCTCGACGTCTTCTCCCTCGTCACCTTCGCTCGATACCGCAACGCTAGCGTCTCCGACCGGTGAACCCCTACCTCCTCCGTCGCCAGTTCACAATGCTACAGGCGGCCACCACGATGTCCGCGCCGCTCAGGAAAGTGGAGAAGTCGACCACATTTCCGACCAACCGCCCTCTGGAGGTGGCGGAGCCAACTCCAACCAACAGCCTGGCCAGTCTATCCTCGTGAAGCGCGAGAACACCATTAACCCCGTCTACGATACCCCCAACCAGGATCCCCAGAATGAGCAAGCAGTTTCGGGTGTTGCCATGAGCGACATCAAGGATATCGATCTCGATGATTTCATCAAGCGACTGTTGGATGCCGCCTATGCTGGAAAGGTCACCAAGAGTGTCTGCCTCAAGAATGCCGAGATTGTGGCCATTTGCCACCGCGCCCGGGAGTTGTTCCTTTCTCAGCCGGCCCTTCTGGAACTGGATGCGCCCGTCAAAATTGTCGGCGATGTTCACGGCCAGTACACTGACCTCATTCGCATGTTTGAAATGTGCGGCTTCCCTCCAAACTCCAACTATTTGTTCCTCGGCGATTACGTCGACCGCGGAAAGCAGTCGCTCGAGACTATCCTGCTTCTGATGTGCTACAAGCTCAAGTACCCCGAGAACTTCTTCTTGCTCCGCGGCAACCACGAATGCGCCAACGTTACCCGGGTTTACGGTTTCTACGATGAGTGCAAGCGCAGGTGCAATGTCAAGATCTGGAAGACTTTTGTCGACACCTTCAACTGCCTCCCTATTGCTGCTATCGTTGCTGGTAAGATCTTCTGCGTTCACGGCGGTCTGTCGCCCGCTCTTGGCCACATGGACGATATCCGCAACATTGCGCGCCCCACCGACGTTCCCGACTACGGACTGCTCAACGATCTCCTCTGGTCTGATCCAGCCGACATGGATCAGGACTGGGAGGCGAACGAACGAGGTGTCAGTTACTGTTTCGGAAAGAAGGTTATCTCGGACTTCCTCGCCACTCATGACTTTGATCTGGTTTGCCGTGCGCACATGGTTGTCGAGGACGGTTATGAGTTTTACACTGATCGCATTCTTGTTACTATTTTCAGTGCTCCTAAC TACTGCGGCGAGTTTGATAACTGGGGAGCTGTCATGGCTGTTTCTACCGAGCTTCTCTGCAGCTTCGAACTACTCAAGCCACTTGACTCCGCTGCTCTTAAGACGCACATCAAGAAGGGTAGACACCGTCGTAACAACATGCTCAACAGTCCT CCCGCCCACTTCAACCCCCAGAGTGTCTGA
- the gh3-6 gene encoding periplasmic beta-glucosidase: MTSLSSIAVGGGPFERDTDPNPSPSSSIDSNTTPDTDFTPMGSPFQEVAVPKNKRFLAKKKLANLTQEEKISLLTAADFWRTKSIPEKGIPAVKTSDGPNGARGGIFVGGTKAALFPCGISLAATWNKALLREVGRHLAEEAKARQANILLAPTVCMHRHPLGGRNFESFSEDPLLTGKLAAQYIKGLQERGVAATIKHFVGNEQETHRLTVNSVIAERPLREIYLRPFEIAVREAKPWAVMSSYNLVNGVHADMNTHTLKEVLRDEWKFDGAVMSDWGGVNSTAESIKAGCDIEFPHSKKWRYEKVMEALNKGELSQADIDRAAENVLTLVERTKGSDLTPEAAEREDDREETRELIREAGIQGLTLLKNEGSILPINPKTTKVAVIGPNANRAIAGGGGSASLNPYYTTLPLDSIRKVAEKPVTYAQGCHIYKWLPVASPYCSDKTGKPGVTIEWFKGDKFKGEPVVIQRRTNTDLFLWDSAPLAQTGPEWSAIATTYLTPKHSGKHTISYMSVGPGKLYINGKLSLDLWDWTEEGEAMFDGSVDYLVELEMVANRPVELRVEMTNELRPLSKQKQMGMTHRYGGCRIGYKEADQIDYLQQAIAAASSADVAIVIVGLDAEWESEGYDRQTMDLPYNGSQDRLIEAVVAANPNTVVVNQSGSPVTMPWADRVPAILQAWYQGQEAGNALADVLFGLRNPSGKLPCTFPKRLEDTPAYHNWPGENLEVIYGEGIYIGYRHYDRTKIAPLFPFGHGLSYTKFEYGRPSLSSRVLRENGVIELCVAISNVGEYDGAETVQVYVRDEKSKLPRPEKELVAFEKVALERGETKHLRMELDKYAVGYYDTDKKGWVAEEGRFVVLVGSSAGDIK, from the exons ATGACTTCACTTTCCTCGATAGCCGTTGGGGGAGGCCCCTTCGAGCGGGATACTGATCCCAATCCCTCCCCTTCCAGCAGTATCGACAGCAACACCACGCCCGATACCGACTTCACGCCCATGGGAAGCCCGTTCCAGGAAGTGGCCGTCCCCAAGAACAAGAGGTTCctggcgaagaagaagttggcAAATCTGACacaggaggagaag ATTTCCCTCCTAACTGCCGCAGACTTCTGGAGGACAAAGTCCATTCCGGAGAAGGGTATTCCTGCAGTGAAAACAAGTGATGGACCCAATGGCGCCCGAGGTGGTATCTTTGTTGGCGGTACCAAG GCCGCATTATTCCCCTGCGGCATTTCATTGGCCGCCACATGGAACAAGGCCCTCCTCCGCGAAGTAGGCCGTCATTTGGCCGAGGAAGCAAAGGCTCGTCAGGCCAACATTCTCCTCGCACCCACGGTCTGCATGCACAGGCATCCCTTGGGAGGAAGGAACTTTGAGTCTTTCTCTGAGGATCCGCTTCTTACAGGCAAGCTTGCCGCTCAGTATATCAAGGGTCTTCAGGAGAGAGGTGTGGCTGCCACCATCAAGC ACTTTGTTGGCAATGAGCAAGAGACACACAGATTGACGGTCAACTCCGTGATTGCCGAAAGGCCACTCCGTGAGATTTACCTACGGCCATTTGAGATTGCCGTGCGCGAGGCCAAGCCGTGGGCTGTCATGTCTTCGTACAACCTTGTAAATGGGGTTCACGCTGACATGAACACCCACACCTTGAAGGAGGTTCTTCGAGATGAGTGGAAATTTGACGG TGCTGTCATGTCCGATTGGGGTGGCGTCAACTCTACCGCGGAGTCCATCAAGGCCGGCTGTGACATCGAATTCCCCCACTCCAAAAAATGGCGTTATGAAAAGGTCATGGAGGCCCTGAACAAGGGCGAACTCTCCCAGGCTGACATTGACAGAGCGGCTGAAAACGTCCTGACTCTTGTCGAGCGAACAAAGGGAAGCGATCTGACACCCGAAGCTGCGGAAAGAGAAGATGACAGAGAGGAAACCCGGGAGCTGATCCGCGAGGCTGGCATCCAGGGTCTCACCCTTTTGAAAAACGAAGGATCAATTCTGCCCATCAATCCCAAGACCACCAAGGTTGCCGTCATCGGCCCCAACGCCAACCGAGCCATcgctggaggtggtgggagtGCCAGCTTGAACCCCTATTACACCACCCTGCCTCTTGATAGCATCCGCAAGGTTGCCGAAAAGCCTGTTACCTATGCCCAAGGCTGCCACATCTACAAGTGGCTCCCTGTTGCCTCTCCTTACTGCTCCGACAAGACTGGCAAGCCCGGTGTTACCATAGAGTGGTTCAAGGGTGACAAGTTCAAGGGAGAGCCCGTAGTCATCCAACGACGGACCAACACCGATCTCTTCCTCTGGGACTCTGCTCCCCTCGCCCAAACCGGCCCCGAATGGTCCGCCATTGCCACCACCTACCTCACCCCCAAGCACTCCGGCAAACACACCATCTCCTACATGTCCGTCGGCCCCGGCAAGCTCTACATCAACGGCAAGCTCTCCCTCGACCTCTGGGACTGGACCGAAGAAGGCGAAGCCATGTTCGACGGCTCCGTCGACTACCTCGTCGAGCTCGAAATGGTCGCCAACCGCCCCGTCGAGCTCCGCGTCGAAATGACCAACGAGCTCCGCCCCCTTTCCAAGCAAAAGCAAATGGGCATGACCCACCGCTACGGCGGCTGCCGCATCGGCTACAAGGAAGCCGACCAAATCGACTACCTCCAACaagccatcgccgccgcctcctccgccgacgtggccatcgtcatcgtcggccTCGACGCCGAGTGGGAATCCGAGGGGTACGATCGCCAAACCATGGACCTGCCCTACAACGGCTCGCAAGACCGGCTCATCGAAGCCGTCGTGGCCGCCAACCCTAAcaccgtcgtcgtcaaccAGTCCGGTTCACCCGTCACCATGCCCTGGGCTGATCGCGTCCCTGCCATCTTGCAAGCGTGgtaccaaggccaagaagcagGTAACGCCCTGGCCGACGTGCTCTTTGGGCTGCGCAACCCCAGCGGAAAACTCCCCTGCACGTTCCCCAAGCGTCTCGAAGATACGCCGGCGTACCATAATTGGCCGGGCGAGAACCTCGAGGTTATTTACGGCGAGGGGATCTACATTGGCTATCGACACTATGACCGGACCAAAATCGCGCCGCTCTTCCCCTTTGGTCATGGTCTTTCGTATACGAAGTTTGAGTATGGGCGGCCGTCGCTGTCTAGTCGCGTGTTGAGGGAGAATGGAGTTATCGAGCTGTGTGTGGCGATTAGTAATGTGGGCGAGTATGATGGGGCGGAGACGGTGCAGGTGTATGTGCGGGATGAGAAATCCAAACTGCCGAGGCCGGAGAAGGAGCTGGTGGCGTTTGAGAAGGTGGCGCTGGAAAGGGGGGAGACGAAGCATTTGAGGATGGAACTGGATAAGTATGCGGTGGGGTATTATGATACAGACAAAAAGGGGTGGGtggcggaggaagggaggTTTGTGGTTTTGGTGGGGAGTTCGGCGGGGGATATCAAGTga
- a CDS encoding LysM domain-containing protein → MGFASSLLMLGVVPQLLVAAHVLQARQSVSCDFATAANTGDTCASFAAAWGITEAAFAKLNPGVSCPGNLIAGSEYCVIGTVSTGAPTTTKAATTSTTPPTTTTTTKATTLSTSTTSVSPTGPSPQMPSITSTCNKFYQVQSGDGCWSIEQAQGVSASDFMAWNKAVDAQCDNLWLGYYVCVGVKGGSSPPPTTTTKPASSSAPTPQMPNTVSNCKKFHKVVSGDGCWAIEQAAGISASDFAKWNPYVDAACDNLWLGYYVCIGV, encoded by the coding sequence ATGGGCTTCGCTTCCTCTCTTCTGATGCTGGGCGTCGTCCCCCAGCTGCTGGTTGCGGCACATGTCCTCCAGGCCCGCCAGAGCGTGTCCTGCGACTTCGCTACTGCCGCCAACACTGGCGACACTTGCGCATCCTTTGCTGCCGCGTGGGGCATCACCGAGGCCGCCTTTGCGAAGCTCAACCCCGGTGTCTCTTGCCCCGGCAACCTGATCGCCGGCAGCGAGTACTGTGTCATTGGCACCGTGTCCACAGGCGCTCCCACTACGACCAAGGCCGCTACTACCTCAACCACGCCAcccactactactactacaaccAAGGCGACCACTCTGTCGACCTCGACCACCTCGGTCTCGCCTACGGGCCCTTCGCCTCAGATGCCCAGTATCACGAGCACGTGCAACAAGTTCTACCAGGTCCAGTCCGGCGACGGCTGCTGGTCTATCGAACAGGCGCAGGGCGTCTCTGCCTCCGACTTCATGGCTTGGAACAAGGCTGTCGACGCCCAGTGCGACAACCTCTGGCTGGGCTACTACGTCTGCGTAGGCGTCAAGGGTGGCTCCTCTCCCCCGcctacaaccaccaccaagccgGCCAGCTCCTCCGCCCCGACTCCCCAGATGCCTAATACCGTTAGCAACTGTAAAAAGTTCCACAAGGTCGTGTCTGGCGACGGCTGCTGGGCCATTGAGCAAGCCGCGGGCATCAGCGCCTCGGACTTTGCCAAGTGGAATCCCTACGTTGACGCCGCTTGCGACAATTTGTGGCTTGGCTACTACGTCTGCATTGGTGTGTGA
- the gh18-8 gene encoding chitinase yields MSLTGIWTMSITALAISPTNCVARQLDEQLGKEPPGRHIASMIPLNRPIPSFLGPHHYHVLLFTGGNGPQCGRSLPLLWDWWEAGSPMSNLRQPASISYRGRDDCPTLCSVTGPDPGSWPAYHSLSQVAHCKETVFYHFSIYDDVDDGSSGHRIYACTSYGALQKPGADMSQMKANADTTHTPTNVTLEFGGWNETAPHHGVDLRSLSRSIRRALAAGYTSDDKQSLVLFVQTVTGTAGLYLGRNVNIQSTAPDALIAFENALYASNNTGGSKAIQLCGHDYDGDHVVGFIATSNTSFTPVQQAIRSWKNATCLSFDTVRNIPATVDFTTPLVLPSNGTTNSTYSASTALRAIRGNHLQARAECRTIQVASGDSCAKLATKCGISPSDFTKYNPDSKLCSSLMPLQHVCCSSGTLPDFTPKKNSDGSCASYAVVQDDTCSAIAAAHSLTVDQIESFNKQTWGWSGCSRLMAQAVICLSYGTPPMPAPLANAVCGPQKPGTKKPDNMDDIQKLNPCPLNACCDVWGQCGITAEFCTDTNTGAPGTAKPNTNGCISNCGTNVVKGKPPAQWISLGYYEAYSLGGRSCLYQDVRQIDTNKYSHIHFAFGDITPDFKVSAGDVISTYEFEAFRSMTNVHRVISFGGWAFSTDAATYNIFRTGVTAANRLTLATNIANFVKEKGLDGVDIDWEYPGEPDIPGPPPGADDEGTNYLAFLVVLKNLLPGKTVSIAAPASYWYLKQFPIAQISKVVDYIVLMCYDLHGQWDYGNKWSQEGCANGNCLRSHVNLTETKTALAMITKAGVDSGKVVVGVSSYGRSFNMADAGCYSKDCFFTGSATASDASKGPCTDTAGYISNAEINDIIVNNASRVNQNFIDSSSNSRIVVYDNNQWVAFMDDSIRAARTAIYKGLGMGGTSNWATDLEKYHDAPSISKDWSTFRLSIKRGDNPYAVGDRHGNWTDLSCTDPAIQNAEHLPPQERWNMLDGSDAWRDIMKVWFDYQKPSNTPFTEAVSYTIHGPPSPDCGTLARKNNCEQTVQCSSNFEGGGSGAMYATYVTALYQAAAATLDPALKDFENQFAPIPKKFDDSWLGILLACVGLAGTVGVSGFFNTALKSMPYWRANSVSYDNWKDTAKALVSFGTSIAGTLTGKNDNNGAWSAEKQDAFSDYMGNVVSAWANVTEMSLRQLFSGEPESVELLTSLVANGHFIDGSVNGGGSSPTDALDTTANSPLMAEVRASISKAFFAFAIPSIWSVSGTTAFIMDSGFDCGTVDPMGEYLDKDTQHKTAGCYNGKLYYLAYPSGPAEDCSGGDEAVVCRPNTFSAPPGIDTLDGTRFGGVKVSDLITGAVRTYIQNGNKNGGEQIDPTHGGSLDGLMDQDVTTPGFIRIPVCSASVAFAAWSDTSVSSDVDNYPCYIKPSPDYCEASSFVDQTSDASPSTSDCMGIVRNIQGTQGQWTVENGQQHQLVQYGACKFGIQGLNKHGNGWFHVGAQDIVDIITDSINKFGGSGKVGAKGLMDCKGNINSQDVEWGLY; encoded by the exons ATGTCGTTGACCGGCATATGGACCATGTCCATCACGGCCCTTGCAATTTCACCCACGAACTGCGTG GCAAGGCAGCTCGATGAGCAGCTAGGCAAGGAACCCCCGGGCAGACACATTGCTTCCATGATTCCATTGAATCGTCctatcccttcttttcttggtcCTCATCACTATCATGTCCTTCTTTTCACGGGCGGCAACGGTCCTCAGTGCGGCcgctctcttcctctcctttggGACTGGTGGGAGGCCGGGTCGCCAATGTCAAACCTGCGGCAACCGGCCTCCATATCCTACCGGGGGCGAGACGACTGTCCCACGCTTTGCAGTGTTACGGGACCCGATCCGGGCAGTTGGCCGGCTTACCACAGCCTGAGCCAGGTGGCGCACTGCAAGGAGACGGTTTTCTACCACTTCTCCATCTATGACGATGTGGATGACGGCAGCTCGGGACATCGCATCTACGCCTGCACGTCGTACGGTGCGCTTCAGAAGCCTGGTGCGGATATGAGCCAGATGAAGGCGAACGCGGACACAACGCACACGCCGACCAACGTCACACTGGAGTTTGGCGGCTGGAACGAGACGGCTCCCCATCACGGCGTCGACCTGCGCAGTCTGTCCAGGTCGATACGGCGCGCTCTGGCAGCTGGCTATACCTCGGACGACAAGCAGTCGTTGGTGTTGTTTGTGCAAACCGTCACTGGCACTGCCGGCCTCTACCTCGGCAGAAACGTCAACATCCAGTCCACGGCGCCAGACGCACTCATTGCTTTCGAGAATGCCTTGTACGCTTCCAACAACACGGGCGGCAGCAAGGCCATACAGCTGTGCGGGCACGACTACGACGGCGACCACGTCGTTGGCTTCATCGCCACGAGCAACACATCCTTCACCCCCGTACAGCAGGCGATTCGGTCATGGAAGAACGCTACTTGCCTGTCTTTCGACACAGTGCGGAACATACCCGCGACCGTCGATTTCACGACACCGTTGGTGTTACCGTCGAACGGAACCACCAACTCAACCTACAGCGCCAGCACAGCCTTGCGGGCGATTCGCGGCAACCACCTACAGGCCCGCGCCGAATGTAGAACCATCCAGGTGGCCTCGGGTGACAGCTGTGCCAAGTTGGCGACCAAGTGCGGCATCTCGCCCAGCGATTTCACAAAGTACAACCCGGATTCGAAGCTTTGCTCCTCGCTGATGCCCCTGCAACACGTGTGCTGCTCGTCCGGGACGCTGCCCGACTTCACGCCCAAGAAAAACAGCGACGGATCGTGCGCATCATACGCCGTTGTACAAGACGATACGTGTTCGGCCATCGCGGCCGCCCATAGCCTGACAGTCGACCAAATCGAGAGCTTCAACAAGCAGACGTGGGGATGGAGCGGCTGCAGTCGACTGATGGCCCAGGCAGTCATCTGCCTCAGCTACGGCACGCCGCCCATGCCGGCCCCGCTGGCCAATGCCGTGTGCGGACCGCAGAAGCCCGGGACCAAGAAGCCCGACAACATGGACGACATACAGAAGCTTAACCCATGCCCACTCAACGCCTGTTGCGATGTATGGGGCCAGTGCGGCATCACGGCCGAGTTTTGCACTGATACAAATACGGGCGCCCCCGGCACGGCCAAGCCAAACACCAACGGCTGCATCTCCAATTGCGGCACGAACGTGGTCAAGGGTAAACCGCCCGCTCAGTGGATCAGTCTGGGCTACTATGAAGCCTACAGCTTGGGCGGCCGCAGTTGTCTATATCAGGACGTGCGGCAGATCGATACCAACAAGTACTCCCACATACACTTTGCCTTTGGTGACATTACCCCGGACTTCAAAGTATCAGCGGGCGATGTTATCAGTACGTACGAGTTCGAAGCCTTCCGAAGCATGACCAACGTCCACCGCGTGATATCCTTCGGTGGCTGGGCCTTCTCAACAGACGCCGCTACTTACAACATCTTCCGGACTGGAGTGACGGCCGCTAATCGCTTGACCCTCGCAACCAATATCGCCAACTTTGTCAAAGAGAAAGGCCTGGACGGCGTGGATATTGACTGGGAATACCCTGGC GAACCGGACATCCCGGGTCCTCCACCGGGCGCCGACGACGAAGGCACCAACTACCTCGCCTTCCTGGTTGTGCTGAAGAACCTGTTGCCCGGCAAGACTGTGTCTATTGCCGCACCGGCATCGTACTGGTACCTCAAACAGTTTCCCATCGCTCAAATCTCCAAGGTGGTCGACTACATCGTACTTATGTGTTATGATCTCCACGGGCAATGGGATTACGGTAATAAGTGGTCGCAAGAAGGCTGTGCGAACGGCAATTGCCTGCGTAGCCACGTCAACTTGACCGAGACAAAGACGGCTCTAGCTATG ATCACCAAGGCCGGTGTGGACTCGGGcaaagtcgtcgtcggtgtCTCCAGCTATGGCCGCTCCTTCAACATGGCTGACGCCGGCTGCTACAGCAAGGATTGCTTCTTTACCGGCTCGGCGACGGCATCCGACGCCTCCAAGGGTCCCTGCACCGATACAGCGGGCTACATCTCGAACGCTGAGATCAACGACATCATCGTGAACAATGCCAGCCGCGTCAACCAGAACTTCATCGACAGCAGTAGCAACAGCCGCATCGTCGTCTACGATAATAACCAGTGGGTCGCCTTTATGGATGACAGCATCCGTGCCGCCCGTACCGCAATCTACAAGGGGCTGGGCATGGGTGGTACCAGTAACTGGGCCACCGACCTGGAGAAGTACCACGATGCGCCCTCCATCAGCAAGGACTGGAGCACCTTCAGGCTCAGCATCAAGAGAGGCGACAACCCCTACGCTGTGGGCGACCGCCACGGCAACTGGACCGACCTTAGCTGCACCGACCCAGCGATACAGAATGCCGAGCACTTACCCCCTCAAGAGCGATGGAACATGTTGGACGGATCCGACGCCTGGAGGGATATCATGAAAGTGTGGTTTGATTATCAGAAGCCTTCAAACACTCCCTTCACCGAAGCCGTCTCTTACACCATCCACGGGCCTCCTTCGCCCGATTGCGGCACGCTGGCCCGAAAAAATAACTGCGAGCAGACCGTGCAGTGCAGCAGCAATTTCGAGGGCGGCGGTTCTGGCGCC ATGTACGCCACCTATGTCACCGCCCTGTACCAGGCCGCTGCAGCAACACTAGACCCGGCACTTAAGGACTTTGAGAACCAGTTTGCTCCCATTCCAAAGAAATTTGACGACTCGTGGCTTGGGATTCTCCTAGCGTGCGTGGGTCTAGCGGGTACCGTAGGCGTGTCCGGCTTCTTCAACACGG CTCTCAAGTCCATGCCGTACTGGAGAGCCAACTCGGTCTCATATGACAACTGGAAGGACACGGCCAAGGCGCTTGTTTCCTTTGGCACTTCCATTGCCGGAACCCTTACGGGCAAAAATGACAACAA TGGTGCTTGGAGTGCCGAGAAGCAAGACGCCTTCTCGGATTACATGGGTAACGTAGTCAGCGCATGGGCCAATGTCACTGAAATGTCACTCCGGCAGCTATTCAGCGGCGAACCCGAGAGCGTAGAACTGCTGACGAGCTTGGTTGCTAACGGTCATTTCATTGATGGCTCCGTCAACGGTGGTGGCTCCAGCCCTACGGATGCCCTTGATACAACGGCCAACTCTCCCTTGATGGCGGAGGTGAGGGCCAGCATTTCCAAGGCCTTCTTTGCCTTCGCCATTCCGAGCATTTGGTCCGTCTCGGGCACGACGGCCTTTATCATGGACTCAGGCTTTGACTGCGGCACGGTCGACCCTATGGGCGAGTACCTTGATAAAGACACTCAGCATAAGACAGCGGGCTGCTACAACGGCAAGCTGTACTACCTCGCCTATCCTTCAGGTCCCGCCGAGGACTgtagcggcggcgacgaggcGGTGGTATGTAGACCCAACACTTTCTCGGCGCCGCCGGGGATCGACACCCTCGACGGCACGCGCTTCGGCGGCGTCAAGGTGTCCGACCTGATCACCGGCGCCGTCAGGACCTACATCCAGAACGGCAACAAGAACGGCGGGGAGCAGATAGACCCTACTCACGGCGGCTCGCTCGATGGCCTCATGGACCAGGACGTCACCACTCCCGGCTTCATTCGCATCCCGGTGTGCAGCGCCTCGGTCGCCTTTGCCGCCTGGTCGGACACTAGCGTGAGCAGCGACGTGGACAACTACCCTTGCTACATCAAGCCGTCTCCTGATTACTGTGaggcctcctccttcgtaGACCAGACCAGCGATGCGTCCCCCTCTACTAGCGACTGTATGGGTATCGTCCGCAATATCCAGGGTACGCAGGGCCAATGGACGGTCGAGAAtggccaacaacaccagctcGTGCAGTATGGCGCGTGCAAGTTTGGTATTCAAGGCCTCAACAAGCACGGCAACGGCTGGTTCCACGTCGGTGCCCAGGACATTGTTGATATCATCACGGACTCCATCAACAAGTTTGGTGGCAGCGGCAAGGTTGGCGCCAAGGGCCTCATGGATTGCAAGGGCAACATTAACAGTCAAGACGTCGAGTGGGGGCTGTACTAG